The Candidatus Methylomirabilis lanthanidiphila genome includes a region encoding these proteins:
- a CDS encoding Kelch repeat-containing protein, with the protein MAAVACSLIVFSLWAASLGTWHTAAPMPLERTEVATAALDGKIYVIGGFKKFFIGGVADAVQMYDPTLDRWEDRAALPQALHHVAAAGIDGKLYVVGGYLRIWPWQPVASLWRYDPSANRWQARKPMPTARGALAVAVINGKLYAVGGMADQVLRINEEYDPVTDTWRERAPMPTGRDHLAAGALDGKLYAVGGRVGSLDRNLAVTEVYDPAIDRWETRRPMPTARGGIAAVALGGRLFIFGGEAPDHTFAQTEEYDPVTDRWTTLTPMPTARHGLGAAAVGGKIYVIGGGVKPRASKSTLNEVFDPGP; encoded by the coding sequence ATGGCTGCAGTCGCCTGTTCCCTCATTGTGTTCAGCCTCTGGGCCGCGAGCCTGGGGACCTGGCATACCGCCGCGCCAATGCCGCTCGAACGAACCGAGGTGGCCACGGCGGCCCTCGATGGAAAGATCTACGTGATCGGAGGTTTCAAAAAGTTCTTTATCGGCGGAGTTGCTGATGCCGTCCAGATGTACGACCCTACGCTCGACCGATGGGAGGATCGAGCGGCGCTTCCTCAGGCGCTGCATCACGTGGCGGCCGCCGGCATTGACGGGAAGCTGTACGTAGTCGGTGGATATCTCCGTATCTGGCCTTGGCAACCGGTGGCCAGCCTTTGGCGCTACGATCCCTCCGCCAACCGATGGCAGGCGCGTAAGCCGATGCCGACCGCGCGAGGCGCGTTGGCCGTGGCCGTGATTAATGGAAAACTCTACGCCGTAGGCGGGATGGCCGACCAGGTGCTGCGCATCAACGAGGAGTACGATCCGGTGACGGATACCTGGCGTGAGCGAGCACCGATGCCGACAGGTCGCGATCATCTGGCGGCCGGGGCGCTGGACGGCAAGCTGTATGCCGTCGGTGGCCGCGTCGGATCGTTGGATCGGAATCTGGCCGTTACCGAGGTTTACGACCCGGCTATTGATCGGTGGGAGACGAGACGGCCGATGCCGACCGCCAGGGGCGGCATTGCGGCTGTGGCCTTGGGTGGTCGGCTGTTTATCTTCGGCGGCGAGGCGCCCGATCACACCTTTGCGCAAACTGAAGAGTACGATCCGGTCACGGATCGCTGGACAACTCTGACGCCGATGCCGACGGCGCGGCATGGCCTCGGCGCAGCGGCGGTCGGCGGCAAGATTTATGTCATCGGCGGCGGCGTCAAGCCCCGCGCCTCGAAAAGCACCCTCAACGAGGTCTTCGATCCCGGTCCCTGA
- the csoR gene encoding Copper-sensing transcriptional repressor CsoR, whose amino-acid sequence MIDEETKQKAMARLSRIEGQVQGVQRMVGEDKYCVDILLQLSAIQGALEQVRKILLGRHIESCVVEAMASGRAEDRQKKIEELLEVFARYGR is encoded by the coding sequence ATGATCGACGAGGAGACGAAGCAAAAGGCGATGGCCCGTCTGAGTCGTATCGAGGGCCAGGTACAGGGCGTGCAGCGGATGGTGGGGGAGGACAAGTATTGCGTCGATATCCTGCTCCAACTTTCCGCCATCCAAGGCGCATTAGAGCAGGTTCGTAAGATCCTGCTTGGCCGTCACATCGAATCATGCGTTGTCGAGGCGATGGCCTCCGGGCGGGCGGAGGATCGCCAGAAGAAGATTGAGGAACTTCTGGAGGTCTTCGCACGCTACGGCCGGTAG
- a CDS encoding Dehydrogenases encodes MRYDTIVVGGGPAGATAALTLVKAGAKVLLVERRKLPRYKPCGGCLSQRVERLLPFELGKLIEERITGLTFTWRGRDPVEATFAEPVALMIWRNMFDQALCDHAVNAGAELQDGQTVRAVRASANHVEVDLEGRTVTADFLIGADGVAGVVARDLFPDRDQPGLVALDAELPLNRAAEAKLKGRVILDVGQAPGGYGWAFPKGGVASVGVAVERRAAKRVQSCLTAFLRSSGFSDRGAMRTTGALIPIHCDGTRSLYRGRALLVGDAARLVDPFLGEGIYYAIQSGQHAAQTIVTDGSRHGNLSSYQAAVSRTIIPSSRRQVG; translated from the coding sequence ATGCGATACGACACGATTGTAGTGGGCGGCGGGCCTGCGGGTGCAACGGCGGCGCTGACGTTGGTCAAGGCCGGCGCGAAGGTGTTGCTGGTCGAGCGGCGGAAGTTACCTCGCTACAAACCGTGTGGTGGCTGTCTGTCGCAACGGGTAGAACGGCTGCTTCCGTTCGAGTTGGGAAAGTTGATCGAGGAGCGGATCACCGGCCTTACCTTTACCTGGCGTGGTCGCGATCCCGTCGAGGCGACTTTTGCGGAGCCGGTGGCCCTCATGATCTGGCGCAATATGTTTGATCAGGCGCTATGTGACCATGCGGTTAACGCTGGAGCTGAGCTGCAGGATGGACAGACAGTCCGAGCTGTTAGGGCGTCAGCAAACCATGTCGAGGTCGATCTTGAAGGCAGGACAGTAACCGCTGATTTCCTGATCGGCGCCGATGGAGTGGCCGGCGTGGTCGCCCGGGATCTGTTTCCGGACCGCGATCAGCCTGGTCTCGTGGCGCTGGATGCGGAGCTTCCTTTGAACCGCGCGGCAGAGGCGAAGCTGAAAGGCCGGGTCATCCTTGATGTGGGGCAGGCGCCGGGAGGGTATGGCTGGGCCTTTCCGAAAGGCGGGGTGGCCTCTGTCGGCGTAGCGGTCGAGCGTCGAGCAGCGAAACGCGTCCAGTCGTGTCTTACGGCCTTCCTGCGCTCCAGTGGTTTCAGCGACCGCGGTGCGATGCGGACCACCGGGGCGCTGATTCCGATCCATTGCGACGGGACCCGCTCCCTTTACCGAGGGCGCGCCCTGCTCGTGGGTGATGCGGCCCGCCTGGTCGATCCCTTTCTCGGAGAGGGGATTTACTACGCTATCCAGAGCGGACAACACGCGGCACAGACTATTGTGACGGACGGCAGCCGTCACGGCAACCTCTCGTCATATCAGGCTGCGGTATCGAGGACGATCATCCCGAGCTCGAGGCGGCAGGTCGGCTGA
- a CDS encoding ATPase codes for MVRGHGVGGDASLRRHAVWPLGGSRGSQRQTPKVGKLVMAKDPICGMDVLPEEAAGTSRYKGLDYYFCAVGCKEAFDKSPEQYVTEQFKVQGSTFKPPDTVDQGSRTLRVVEIPIRGMTCASCVARIEDGLSRLSGVEAASVNFATQQATISYDSERVTINRIVQEVRELGYEVAVAELVLPIRGMSCASCVQHIEQALAIVPGVVSASVNFATERASVAYLASVTHPADLRQSIEQAGYHVADEAAAATTPDQKQTIADAEIRLLRTKFLVGTALSLPVLVGSFPDWFPWAPAPLSDPYVLLVLTTPVQFWVGRQFHRGFWASLKHRTADMNTLVSIGTNAAYLYSAALTLFPASIAPAGMGAMTYYDTAAVLMTLIVMGRWLEAKAKGRTSEAIKKLIGLRAKTARVIRGDLTQDIPVEEVRVGDLVLVRPGEKVPVDGIIREGQSALDESMLTGESFPVDKGPGDQVIGATVNKMGSFKFEATKVGRETVLAQIVRLVEQAQGSKAPIQRLVDKIAGVFVPIVLVIAVVTFGVWLMFGGEQAFLIALSNFVAVLVIACPCALGLATPTSIMVGIGKGAEHGILIKNAESLERAYQVNTIIFDKTGTLTIGQPVVTDVVSSFESRVSSFEPETLLRLAASAEQGSEHPLGQAIIDHAKATGLDLAEPQEFKATPGHGIRAIVEGREVLLGNVALMQQRGIDLYGMDGQAEVLSGDGKTPMFVAVDARLVGIIAVADVVKPNSRVVVAALHDLGIEVVMITGDTRRTAEAIARQVGIDRVLAEVLPEHKALEVRRLQEQEKLVAMVGDGINDAPALAQADVGVAIGTGTDVAMEAADITLIGGDLRSIVTALQLSRLTVQNIRQNLFWAFAYNVILIPVAAGVLYPLFGMLLSPVVAGAAMALSSVTVVSNALRLRRFRPMVVAATS; via the coding sequence ATGGTTCGAGGACATGGTGTGGGCGGGGACGCCTCGCTTCGTCGTCATGCTGTTTGGCCTCTGGGCGGGTCACGGGGCTCTCAGCGACAGACGCCAAAGGTCGGGAAGCTGGTAATGGCAAAAGATCCGATTTGTGGTATGGATGTGCTCCCGGAGGAAGCCGCCGGCACGAGCCGCTACAAGGGGCTGGATTACTATTTTTGTGCGGTGGGCTGTAAAGAGGCGTTCGACAAGTCGCCGGAACAGTATGTCACTGAACAGTTCAAGGTGCAAGGTTCGACGTTCAAGCCCCCAGATACCGTGGACCAAGGCTCCCGCACCCTTCGTGTCGTTGAGATCCCGATCAGAGGCATGACCTGCGCGTCGTGCGTGGCCCGGATCGAAGATGGTCTTTCAAGGCTCAGCGGAGTCGAGGCAGCCAGCGTCAACTTTGCGACGCAGCAGGCGACGATCTCATATGATTCCGAACGGGTGACCATCAATCGAATTGTCCAGGAGGTTCGGGAACTCGGCTATGAGGTAGCTGTAGCAGAACTGGTTCTGCCGATCCGCGGAATGTCCTGCGCCTCATGTGTGCAACATATCGAACAGGCGTTGGCGATAGTCCCAGGGGTGGTCTCTGCTTCCGTCAACTTCGCGACGGAGCGGGCGAGCGTCGCCTACCTCGCCTCAGTGACTCATCCGGCCGATCTGCGGCAGTCGATCGAGCAGGCCGGGTATCATGTCGCGGACGAAGCCGCCGCCGCCACTACGCCAGATCAGAAGCAGACGATTGCAGATGCGGAGATCCGTTTGCTTCGGACCAAGTTTCTGGTTGGGACGGCCCTGAGCCTCCCCGTTCTGGTGGGGAGCTTTCCAGACTGGTTTCCGTGGGCGCCGGCGCCGTTATCCGATCCTTACGTGCTCTTAGTCCTCACCACACCGGTACAGTTCTGGGTTGGCCGGCAGTTCCACCGGGGGTTCTGGGCCAGCCTGAAGCACCGAACCGCCGACATGAACACCCTGGTCTCGATCGGGACCAATGCGGCCTACCTCTACAGTGCGGCGCTCACCCTCTTCCCGGCGTCCATTGCGCCGGCGGGGATGGGGGCGATGACCTACTACGACACCGCCGCCGTTCTGATGACCCTGATCGTTATGGGGAGATGGCTGGAGGCCAAGGCGAAGGGCCGGACCTCGGAGGCGATCAAAAAGCTGATAGGACTTCGGGCGAAGACCGCTCGGGTGATCCGTGGCGACCTTACGCAAGATATCCCGGTGGAGGAGGTTCGAGTCGGCGATCTGGTATTGGTCAGGCCCGGAGAGAAGGTGCCGGTCGATGGGATTATCCGCGAGGGTCAATCGGCGCTCGATGAGTCGATGCTGACCGGGGAGAGTTTTCCTGTCGATAAGGGGCCGGGCGATCAGGTTATCGGCGCCACAGTCAATAAGATGGGCAGCTTCAAGTTTGAAGCGACGAAGGTTGGACGGGAGACCGTCCTTGCCCAGATCGTCCGACTGGTGGAACAGGCCCAGGGATCAAAGGCGCCCATTCAACGGCTGGTCGATAAGATCGCCGGGGTCTTTGTCCCGATCGTCCTGGTGATTGCGGTCGTCACCTTCGGGGTCTGGCTGATGTTCGGGGGGGAGCAGGCGTTTCTCATAGCCCTCTCGAACTTCGTAGCCGTGCTGGTGATCGCCTGCCCCTGCGCTCTGGGTCTCGCAACGCCGACGTCGATTATGGTCGGCATCGGCAAGGGGGCCGAGCACGGTATCCTGATCAAGAATGCCGAGAGCCTTGAACGGGCCTATCAGGTCAATACCATCATTTTTGACAAGACCGGCACGCTGACCATCGGCCAGCCGGTCGTCACCGACGTAGTTTCGAGTTTCGAGTCTCGAGTTTCGAGTTTTGAACCCGAAACTCTGCTTCGGCTGGCGGCCTCGGCGGAACAAGGCTCCGAGCACCCGCTTGGGCAGGCGATCATCGATCATGCCAAGGCGACGGGGCTCGATCTCGCCGAACCGCAGGAGTTCAAGGCAACGCCAGGACATGGCATCAGGGCCATTGTAGAGGGGCGAGAGGTTCTCCTTGGCAACGTGGCCCTGATGCAGCAGCGCGGGATCGACCTTTACGGGATGGATGGGCAGGCGGAAGTGTTGTCCGGAGACGGCAAGACGCCGATGTTTGTAGCCGTCGATGCCAGGCTGGTTGGTATTATAGCCGTAGCCGACGTCGTCAAGCCGAATTCGAGGGTAGTCGTGGCTGCCTTGCATGACTTGGGCATCGAGGTGGTAATGATCACTGGCGATACCCGTCGGACTGCCGAGGCCATCGCCAGGCAGGTTGGGATCGACCGGGTTCTGGCGGAGGTCTTGCCGGAACATAAGGCGTTGGAGGTGCGAAGGCTGCAGGAGCAGGAGAAGCTGGTGGCGATGGTGGGCGATGGGATCAACGACGCCCCAGCCTTAGCCCAGGCTGATGTCGGGGTTGCCATTGGAACGGGGACCGATGTGGCGATGGAAGCGGCCGATATCACCCTGATCGGGGGCGACCTGCGAAGTATTGTGACTGCGCTCCAGTTGAGTCGACTGACGGTGCAGAACATCAGGCAGAACCTGTTCTGGGCGTTCGCCTATAATGTGATCCTGATTCCGGTAGCCGCCGGCGTCCTGTATCCGTTGTTTGGGATGTTGTTGAGTCCGGTTGTGGCCGGCGCAGCCATGGCGCTTTCGTCGGTGACCGTGGTCAGTAATGCCCTTCGATTGCGGAGATTTCGCCCTATGGTCGTCGCGGCAACTTCATAG